A genomic region of Nostoc sp. UHCC 0702 contains the following coding sequences:
- a CDS encoding DUF1308 domain-containing protein — protein sequence MINLDTNTAVAFIAEGSPVRYELRALVKKQQMVIAQTAFNEFINIVQYSAGSLEQTRANRFLQRVIIVPDNPSAAARTLRPTRSLDANDIIILGTGDEMGIVTMTADAKAVRAASSQGINFNVYLHLPYSLTGR from the coding sequence GTGATTAATTTAGATACTAATACCGCAGTTGCATTCATTGCAGAGGGTTCTCCTGTTCGCTATGAACTACGAGCACTTGTCAAAAAGCAACAAATGGTAATAGCACAAACTGCATTTAATGAATTCATCAATATTGTGCAGTATTCAGCAGGTAGCTTGGAACAGACAAGAGCAAATCGTTTTCTGCAAAGAGTTATTATCGTTCCAGATAATCCTTCCGCAGCAGCCCGAACATTAAGACCAACTAGAAGCCTAGATGCAAACGATATAATCATTCTAGGAACAGGTGATGAAATGGGTATTGTAACCATGACAGCGGATGCAAAAGCGGTTCGCGCAGCTAGTTCCCAAGGGATTAATTTTAATGTCTATCTTCATCTCCCTTATTCATTGACAGGTCGCTGA
- a CDS encoding DUF433 domain-containing protein translates to MASVSHQQTGVVRTERGLVIAGTRITLYQFMDYIHAGHPLQVIRQYFPQITDEQFQAAISYIEANRTEVEAEYQTVVKKDEEVRQYWEDHNREHFAQIAAIPSKPSQEAIRAKLTAWKAKIESSTSE, encoded by the coding sequence ATGGCTTCAGTATCCCATCAACAAACAGGAGTTGTCCGCACGGAGCGTGGACTTGTAATTGCAGGTACTCGCATCACATTGTACCAATTTATGGACTACATCCATGCAGGGCATCCACTCCAGGTTATCCGGCAATATTTTCCTCAGATTACGGATGAACAATTTCAGGCAGCCATCTCTTATATCGAAGCAAACCGCACTGAAGTCGAAGCTGAATATCAAACCGTTGTGAAAAAGGACGAAGAAGTTCGACAATACTGGGAAGATCATAACCGCGAACACTTTGCCCAAATTGCAGCTATACCTTCTAAACCCAGTCAAGAAGCTATTCGAGCAAAGCTTACAGCTTGGAAAGCCAAAATTGAGTCTAGCACAAGCGAATGA
- a CDS encoding DUF3611 family protein, with product MSQTPDTPSSSSNLRAIAQNFRLIGWISFWIQLALGVISGVILLANSLFGRNINSATSNAGTGFGILLEVGGLVALGIGIYLAYRYTRFGNQLQSSNPTNRPRKSETVQVLRLGLWVNLAGILLTLLGAQAIVGSFTLRALSQGQFIFSPQANQAIISGLDMFVVLANIQTLQAHFAGLIGSLWLLNRVNRP from the coding sequence ATGTCGCAAACCCCAGACACCCCCTCGTCTTCTTCTAATCTTCGGGCAATTGCCCAAAACTTTCGCCTTATAGGTTGGATTAGCTTTTGGATTCAGTTAGCCCTAGGTGTGATTTCTGGCGTGATTTTACTGGCAAACAGCTTATTTGGCCGGAATATTAATAGTGCTACTAGTAATGCGGGAACGGGATTTGGCATTTTATTAGAAGTTGGTGGACTTGTTGCCTTGGGTATAGGCATTTATTTGGCTTACCGTTACACAAGATTTGGCAACCAACTCCAATCCTCCAATCCCACCAACCGCCCCCGAAAAAGTGAGACTGTGCAAGTGTTGCGCTTGGGACTGTGGGTGAATTTAGCAGGAATACTGTTGACTCTTTTGGGGGCGCAAGCAATAGTGGGTAGTTTCACACTGAGGGCTTTATCTCAAGGTCAATTTATATTTTCTCCACAAGCTAATCAAGCGATCATAAGTGGTCTAGATATGTTTGTGGTGTTGGCAAATATCCAGACGCTACAAGCCCACTTTGCAGGGCTTATAGGCTCCCTTTGGCTACTTAATCGCGTGAATAGGCCCTAA
- the serS gene encoding serine--tRNA ligase has protein sequence MLDIKQIRENPQLVQERLASRNGKYDIEPILQLDRQQRELEGTRSQLQARSNEIGKIVGQKIKSGVAPQDPEIQALRDEGNSLKAKLSELEPQEKDLKAEITKLLLALPNLPSDSTPIGKSEEENVEVRRWGDEYIPQNLNILPHWEIGEKLGILNVERAVKVAQSRFVTLLGAGAALERALIQFMLTVQTQAGYVEISPPLLVNTDSLTATGQLPKFAEESFKCADDDLWLIPTAEVPLTNLFRGEILAAEDLPIYYCAYTPCFRREAGSYGRDMRGLIRLHQFNKVELVKFVNPSTSFDELEKLVGNAEAILQALQLPYRVINLCTGDLGFGSAKTYDLEVWLPSSGKYREISSCSNLIDFQARRGDIRFKEAGKKGTQFVHTLNGSGLAVGRTMAAILENYQQPDGTVRIPDALQPYLGREVL, from the coding sequence GTGCTGGATATCAAGCAAATACGAGAAAATCCGCAATTAGTTCAGGAACGGTTGGCTAGTCGTAATGGTAAATACGACATTGAACCGATATTACAGTTAGATCGTCAACAACGAGAACTGGAAGGGACGCGCAGTCAACTCCAAGCTCGTAGCAACGAAATTGGTAAAATCGTTGGGCAAAAGATTAAATCTGGTGTTGCTCCTCAAGACCCAGAAATTCAAGCTTTGCGGGACGAAGGTAATTCGCTCAAAGCTAAATTAAGCGAACTGGAACCACAGGAGAAAGACCTCAAAGCTGAAATTACAAAACTTTTACTGGCACTTCCCAATTTACCAAGCGATTCTACACCCATTGGTAAAAGTGAGGAAGAGAACGTAGAAGTGCGCCGCTGGGGTGATGAGTACATACCCCAAAACCTGAATATTCTCCCCCACTGGGAAATTGGCGAAAAACTGGGTATTCTCAATGTTGAGCGGGCTGTAAAAGTTGCTCAAAGTCGCTTTGTGACTCTACTGGGTGCTGGTGCTGCACTGGAAAGGGCGTTAATTCAGTTTATGCTGACTGTCCAGACTCAAGCCGGATATGTAGAAATCAGTCCACCGCTTTTAGTGAATACTGACTCTTTGACGGCGACTGGTCAATTACCCAAGTTTGCCGAAGAAAGTTTTAAATGCGCGGATGATGACTTATGGCTGATTCCCACAGCAGAAGTTCCACTAACCAATCTTTTCCGTGGGGAAATTCTGGCGGCTGAAGATTTGCCTATTTACTACTGTGCTTACACTCCTTGTTTTCGACGCGAAGCTGGTAGTTATGGGCGCGACATGCGGGGATTAATTCGGTTGCATCAATTTAACAAGGTGGAACTGGTGAAATTTGTCAATCCCAGTACTTCTTTTGACGAATTAGAAAAATTGGTGGGGAATGCAGAAGCAATTTTACAAGCATTGCAACTGCCTTACCGAGTCATAAATCTATGCACTGGAGATTTGGGATTTGGTTCGGCGAAAACCTATGATTTAGAGGTTTGGCTACCTTCTTCTGGCAAATACCGAGAAATTTCTAGCTGTTCCAATTTGATAGATTTCCAGGCGCGACGGGGTGACATTCGCTTTAAAGAAGCAGGAAAGAAAGGTACACAGTTTGTGCATACACTTAATGGTTCTGGTTTGGCAGTGGGACGCACAATGGCAGCAATTTTGGAGAATTATCAGCAACCAGATGGAACAGTACGGATACCTGATGCGCTGCAACCTTATTTAGGGCGAGAGGTATTGTAA
- the rseP gene encoding RIP metalloprotease RseP, producing the protein MSVLAAIAVLAVLILVHELGHFVAARSQGIHVNRFSLGFGPILWKYQGSQTEYAIRAFPLGGFVGFPDDDPDSDIPPNDPNLLRNRPILDRAIVISAGVIANLIFAYFLLVTQVGLVGIPQPGQALPGVLIQQLAPEVSSVAQKAGIQKGDVILAANQREFGTSQQELEALREIIKTNAGKTVKLDVARGDKKFSVNIVPEAKANGEGSIGIGLSPNVKVERHPVPNPVEALSLGAREFQRIVTLTFKGFGQLITNFGETANQVAGPIKIVEIGASIAQNDTGSLFFFAALISINLAVINILPLPALDGGQLAFLLIEGLRGKPVPARVQEGVMQTGLMLLLGLGIFLIVKETTQLEWVQKLFQ; encoded by the coding sequence ATGTCAGTTTTAGCAGCGATCGCAGTCTTGGCTGTTTTGATCTTGGTACACGAGTTGGGACATTTTGTTGCAGCACGTTCTCAAGGTATTCACGTTAACCGCTTTTCTTTGGGTTTTGGGCCAATTCTTTGGAAGTACCAAGGTTCTCAAACCGAATACGCTATCCGCGCTTTTCCCTTGGGTGGTTTTGTAGGCTTTCCCGATGATGATCCAGATAGCGATATTCCACCCAATGACCCGAATTTGCTGCGTAATCGTCCCATTTTAGATCGGGCGATCGTCATCAGTGCAGGAGTGATAGCAAATTTAATATTTGCCTATTTCCTTTTGGTGACGCAGGTTGGTTTAGTTGGTATACCACAACCCGGCCAAGCCTTACCAGGTGTTTTAATTCAACAACTAGCACCAGAAGTTAGTTCTGTAGCACAAAAAGCAGGAATTCAAAAAGGGGATGTCATCTTAGCTGCGAATCAAAGAGAATTTGGCACATCGCAGCAAGAGTTAGAAGCTTTGCGGGAAATCATCAAAACTAATGCAGGTAAAACTGTTAAATTAGACGTTGCCCGTGGTGACAAAAAGTTTTCTGTCAACATCGTTCCCGAAGCTAAAGCAAACGGTGAAGGCAGTATTGGCATCGGACTTTCTCCGAACGTCAAAGTAGAACGTCATCCTGTTCCTAACCCCGTGGAAGCTTTGAGCCTTGGTGCAAGGGAGTTTCAGCGCATTGTCACGCTCACATTTAAAGGGTTTGGGCAGCTGATTACAAACTTTGGCGAAACAGCCAACCAAGTAGCAGGGCCAATTAAAATTGTAGAAATTGGTGCCAGCATTGCCCAAAACGATACAGGCAGTTTGTTCTTTTTTGCCGCTTTGATCAGTATTAATTTGGCAGTCATCAATATTTTGCCTTTACCAGCTTTGGATGGAGGACAATTAGCGTTTCTGCTGATTGAAGGTTTGCGCGGTAAGCCTGTACCTGCCCGTGTCCAAGAAGGTGTGATGCAAACTGGTTTAATGCTACTGTTAGGACTGGGAATTTTTCTGATCGTTAAAGAAACTACCCAGTTGGAATGGGTACAAAAATTGTTCCAGTGA
- a CDS encoding ACP S-malonyltransferase, producing the protein MIFLIDHNIEGQATRLWETIFAEGWLDLINVRFITFEEVALPIDSSDRVVWRFAQENKMIILTANRSMEGEDSLEKTIRDENTMNSLPVITIANVNKMVERSYREQCSVRLIEILIDIENSMGIGRIFIP; encoded by the coding sequence ATGATTTTTCTAATAGATCACAACATTGAGGGACAAGCAACACGGCTTTGGGAAACAATCTTTGCTGAAGGCTGGCTAGATTTGATAAATGTTCGCTTTATCACTTTTGAAGAAGTTGCACTGCCTATTGACAGTAGCGATCGCGTGGTTTGGCGCTTTGCTCAAGAAAACAAAATGATTATTTTGACTGCTAATCGGAGTATGGAAGGCGAAGATTCTTTAGAGAAAACAATCCGAGATGAAAATACCATGAATTCTCTTCCAGTCATTACGATCGCAAATGTAAATAAAATGGTTGAGCGCAGCTACCGAGAACAATGTTCTGTCCGTCTAATCGAGATTCTAATTGATATTGAGAACTCAATGGGTATAGGGCGTATCTTCATTCCTTAA
- a CDS encoding cofactor assembly of complex C subunit B, whose amino-acid sequence MDTAIVPSTLLLTLLLAVGLIFFIRASTKDRTETAQLVSEQDEAALMPQIKEYFRSRSYRVAGVNLEQNQVTFEGFVKPSLFLAVFLTLLAAAGLASLALVLSLLIPSVSTVFLGIVLLSPLSGIFYWKKAGRLEKVLLKLEASPNKQHSSSQLTVIAHRDELFELQRALQLKLGK is encoded by the coding sequence ATGGATACTGCTATTGTGCCATCCACGTTGCTGCTAACTTTGTTGTTAGCAGTTGGGCTGATTTTTTTTATTCGTGCCTCGACCAAAGACCGTACAGAAACAGCGCAACTGGTATCTGAACAAGACGAAGCCGCTTTAATGCCTCAAATTAAGGAGTATTTTCGCTCTCGGTCTTATCGAGTGGCAGGGGTAAACCTAGAACAAAACCAAGTCACTTTTGAAGGATTTGTTAAACCAAGCCTATTTTTAGCTGTGTTTTTGACGCTGCTGGCAGCAGCGGGTCTTGCAAGTCTTGCATTGGTCTTGTCGCTGCTTATTCCTAGCGTTAGTACTGTTTTTCTAGGAATAGTGCTGTTATCACCTTTGAGTGGGATTTTTTATTGGAAAAAAGCTGGAAGACTTGAGAAGGTGTTACTTAAATTGGAAGCAAGCCCAAATAAGCAACACTCCTCAAGTCAGTTGACTGTAATTGCTCACCGAGACGAACTCTTTGAGTTACAAAGGGCATT
- a CDS encoding helix-turn-helix transcriptional regulator — protein sequence MKLEDIYQFFENPPPSYLCQELAVCYILYILLQGESYGTELIQQLETEYPTYRLSDTVLYSAVKFLEDQRAITGYWKKLDGRGRPRRMYQVSPEWQVQAEDLAKLWLEYINGRTN from the coding sequence ATGAAACTTGAGGATATATATCAATTTTTTGAGAATCCTCCGCCAAGTTACCTTTGCCAGGAACTAGCTGTTTGTTACATTCTGTATATTTTGTTACAAGGTGAATCCTACGGAACCGAGTTAATCCAACAATTAGAAACGGAATACCCAACCTATCGGCTTTCAGATACCGTACTTTATAGTGCGGTTAAATTTCTTGAAGACCAAAGAGCAATCACTGGGTATTGGAAGAAACTCGATGGGCGGGGACGCCCTAGGCGGATGTACCAAGTTTCTCCAGAATGGCAAGTTCAAGCGGAGGATTTAGCTAAGCTTTGGCTTGAGTACATCAATGGGAGGACAAACTAA
- the nth gene encoding endonuclease III translates to MTITRKSLSKKQRALEILTRLKHLYPDATCSLNYSTPVQLLVATILSAQCTDERVNKVTPELFARFPDAASLANADLVELENLVRSTGFYRNKAKNIQAACRMIVWEFDSVVPNTMEQLLLLPGVARKTANVVLAHAYGINAGVTVDTHVSRLSQRLGLTEHSDPIRIEKDLMGLLPQADWENWSIRLIYHGRAVCKARSPACGACQLADLCPGKV, encoded by the coding sequence ATGACTATCACCCGCAAATCTCTATCTAAAAAGCAACGGGCGCTAGAAATTCTCACTCGCCTGAAGCATCTTTATCCTGATGCAACTTGCTCTTTGAACTATTCAACACCAGTGCAACTGCTGGTGGCGACTATTCTCTCCGCTCAGTGTACAGATGAGCGGGTGAATAAAGTAACACCAGAGTTATTTGCTCGGTTTCCAGATGCAGCTAGTTTGGCAAATGCTGATTTGGTAGAGTTAGAAAATTTGGTACGTTCCACAGGGTTTTATCGCAATAAAGCGAAAAATATTCAAGCCGCATGTCGGATGATTGTTTGGGAGTTTGACTCTGTTGTACCAAATACAATGGAGCAGTTATTGCTGCTTCCAGGTGTGGCGCGGAAGACAGCAAATGTAGTGTTGGCTCATGCTTATGGGATTAATGCTGGGGTGACTGTGGATACCCATGTCAGTCGCCTTAGTCAGCGACTGGGTTTAACTGAGCATTCAGACCCGATTCGGATTGAAAAAGATTTAATGGGATTGTTACCCCAAGCAGATTGGGAAAATTGGTCTATTCGGCTAATTTATCATGGTCGTGCTGTTTGTAAAGCGCGATCGCCTGCTTGCGGTGCTTGTCAGCTTGCCGATTTATGCCCTGGGAAGGTGTAG
- the rpsN gene encoding 30S ribosomal protein S14 — translation MAKKSMIEREKKRAKLVQKYAQKREALLEEFRTTESPLDKLEIHREIQQLPRNSAPNRRRNRCWVTGRPRGVYRDFGLSRNVLREWAHEGLLPGVVKSSW, via the coding sequence ATGGCAAAAAAGAGCATGATTGAGCGCGAAAAGAAACGCGCCAAGTTGGTACAAAAGTATGCCCAAAAGCGGGAAGCTTTGCTAGAAGAGTTCAGAACTACAGAATCTCCTCTAGATAAACTGGAAATTCATCGGGAAATTCAACAGCTACCACGTAATAGTGCGCCCAACCGTCGCCGTAACCGTTGCTGGGTAACTGGTCGTCCTAGAGGCGTTTACCGTGATTTTGGGCTGTCTCGGAACGTACTGCGGGAATGGGCCCATGAAGGTCTTTTACCCGGAGTGGTTAAGTCTAGCTGGTAG
- a CDS encoding helix-turn-helix domain-containing protein gives MARLAAKVLNLNESDRSQLQQLINRHNTAQQIVLRAKIILLASEGKNHGEIARLLDISLDMARLWRNRWLENSDKELSILQRLQDSERIGAPVKFSMEQVIELFALACSPPEDYGRSISHWTSRELADEIMKQGIIESISVRHVGRLLEEAELKPHQSRYWLTPPS, from the coding sequence GTGGCACGATTAGCTGCAAAAGTATTAAATTTGAACGAGAGCGATCGCTCACAACTCCAACAGTTGATCAACCGACACAATACGGCGCAACAAATAGTACTACGTGCAAAAATAATTCTCCTAGCGTCAGAGGGGAAAAATCATGGCGAAATTGCTCGATTATTAGATATAAGTCTTGATATGGCTCGTTTATGGCGAAACCGATGGTTGGAAAATAGCGATAAAGAGTTGTCTATTTTGCAGAGATTACAAGACTCAGAGCGTATTGGCGCACCAGTAAAATTTAGTATGGAGCAAGTAATCGAACTATTCGCCCTTGCATGTTCACCACCCGAAGACTATGGACGATCAATAAGTCATTGGACATCAAGAGAACTAGCGGACGAAATCATGAAACAAGGTATCATTGAAAGCATATCTGTCCGCCATGTTGGAAGATTATTAGAAGAAGCAGAACTTAAACCCCACCAGAGCCGCTACTGGTTAACCCCCCCCTCTTGA
- a CDS encoding DUF3349 domain-containing protein, producing MQKTIPAYLASTYNLIECAFPQGIDEQTYWALLSILYKNMSDRSLAQVIAEYTGKDYHVILNDIYRVGSMTTFSSEVIDSVKQKLISCDYEKWLADE from the coding sequence ATGCAAAAGACAATCCCAGCTTATTTAGCAAGTACTTATAATTTGATTGAGTGTGCTTTTCCCCAAGGTATTGATGAACAAACATATTGGGCTTTGTTATCAATACTTTACAAAAATATGTCTGATCGCAGTCTAGCTCAAGTAATTGCCGAGTATACGGGAAAAGATTACCACGTTATCCTAAATGATATTTATCGAGTTGGTTCAATGACGACTTTTTCATCTGAGGTCATTGATTCTGTTAAGCAAAAGCTGATAAGTTGCGACTACGAAAAGTGGTTGGCAGATGAATAA
- a CDS encoding Uma2 family endonuclease, which produces MTTLAIKIPSITRDQFWEICQANQNLRLELTAAGEVIAMSPTHTWTGQQNSGLTAQLWNWNDSTEFGVVFDSSTGFTLPNGAVRSPDAAWIIKERWNSLTAEQQRYEFSPIAPDFVVELRSSSDDLATLQAKMQEYMNNGVQLGWLIDPQQRRVEIYRTGQPTEILQAPNLLSGEDLLPGFELKLNKVWG; this is translated from the coding sequence ATGACTACTCTAGCAATCAAAATCCCAAGCATCACCCGCGATCAGTTTTGGGAAATTTGCCAAGCCAATCAAAATTTGCGGCTGGAACTAACTGCTGCTGGAGAAGTGATTGCTATGTCACCGACTCACACTTGGACAGGACAACAAAACTCTGGATTGACAGCGCAGTTGTGGAACTGGAATGATAGTACAGAATTTGGTGTTGTTTTTGACTCTTCTACAGGCTTTACTCTGCCTAATGGCGCAGTGCGATCGCCTGATGCTGCATGGATAATAAAAGAACGCTGGAACAGCCTCACCGCAGAACAGCAACGATACGAGTTTTCACCAATTGCACCAGATTTTGTAGTGGAATTGCGTTCAAGTAGCGATGATTTAGCAACCTTGCAAGCCAAGATGCAAGAATATATGAATAACGGAGTTCAACTTGGATGGTTGATTGACCCCCAACAAAGACGAGTAGAAATTTACCGCACAGGACAACCAACAGAGATTTTGCAAGCACCGAATTTACTTTCAGGTGAAGATTTACTTCCTGGGTTTGAATTAAAGCTGAATAAGGTTTGGGGCTAA
- a CDS encoding ABC transporter permease: protein MFKFLTKLDYLLKETFLGLLRGGWMNWAAVSTVTVLLFLFGLSLQTSWQVEKLLNQFGSQLEVLVYFDPGIEAQSIEPLVAKMPEVVATQTITKEQAWTKLVKELGISDIDGATQQLGDNPLVDEMKVKARNSVVVPSLATQLAKLRGVDAVQYVDEAVKRIAQLQQGLNWITLTITIILTVTAIAVTTTTIRLIVMARRREIEIMQLVGATSVWIYLPFILQGIAFGLLGGAIAWSFISLIQQFIGKLIANQPEFIQFISNGLQLTPGQILLLPLILLSFGAAVGLMGSLFAVRRFAKS from the coding sequence ATGTTTAAATTTCTCACAAAACTAGACTACTTACTTAAAGAAACTTTCCTGGGCTTGCTGCGCGGAGGTTGGATGAATTGGGCAGCAGTGAGTACCGTTACAGTGTTACTATTTTTATTTGGCTTGAGTCTGCAAACTTCTTGGCAAGTCGAAAAACTCCTCAACCAGTTCGGTAGCCAGTTAGAAGTTTTAGTTTATTTTGATCCAGGTATAGAAGCTCAAAGCATTGAACCGCTTGTAGCAAAAATGCCAGAGGTAGTTGCAACCCAAACAATTACCAAAGAGCAAGCTTGGACTAAATTAGTCAAAGAACTGGGAATTTCAGATATTGATGGTGCTACCCAACAGTTAGGCGATAATCCTCTGGTTGATGAGATGAAGGTCAAAGCCCGTAACTCTGTGGTTGTACCGAGTTTAGCAACTCAGCTAGCCAAGTTGCGGGGAGTTGATGCTGTGCAGTATGTAGATGAAGCAGTCAAACGCATCGCCCAGTTACAGCAAGGTTTGAACTGGATTACCTTGACAATTACAATTATTCTGACTGTAACCGCGATCGCTGTCACCACTACCACCATTCGCCTAATTGTCATGGCGCGACGGCGAGAAATTGAAATCATGCAACTGGTGGGAGCAACTTCTGTATGGATTTATCTGCCATTTATTTTACAAGGAATTGCTTTTGGCTTGCTTGGCGGTGCGATCGCTTGGAGTTTTATTTCTCTAATTCAACAGTTTATTGGTAAGTTAATAGCTAATCAACCTGAATTTATCCAATTTATTAGCAATGGTTTACAACTCACCCCAGGACAAATTTTATTATTGCCCCTGATTCTCTTAAGTTTTGGTGCAGCTGTAGGATTAATGGGGAGCTTATTTGCTGTACGGCGTTTTGCTAAAAGTTAG
- a CDS encoding DUF3598 family protein, whose protein sequence is MKSQWESFVQNLGVWEGSFTMFSPQGTFVKDIPSRLTLEGFNDNQKVRLTLCRSGLSDIVLEFTSVGGSLLFFENGAFSQGSIQLAPFTEFGAEFSLIYENRRLRLVQLFDQNGQLDKLTLIREHLADTPKAERPDLNVEDLLGKWLGEAVTIYRDLRSPDIYSTTLQLQLDDTGRLIQSLSFGQNTITSTATIKGSIIHFDQDPQKQVQVLLLPDGASATSPLQVQLRQPLFLELGWLIQPNLRQRIIRSYNDKGEWVNLTLVTEQKMPH, encoded by the coding sequence ATGAAATCACAATGGGAAAGTTTTGTGCAAAATCTTGGTGTCTGGGAAGGTTCATTCACTATGTTTTCGCCTCAAGGAACATTTGTGAAGGATATTCCTAGCCGTTTAACCTTAGAAGGTTTCAACGACAACCAAAAAGTGCGCCTGACTCTGTGTCGTTCGGGGTTAAGCGATATAGTTTTAGAATTTACTTCGGTGGGAGGGAGTCTTTTATTTTTTGAAAATGGCGCTTTTTCTCAAGGTTCAATTCAGCTTGCACCATTTACCGAATTTGGGGCAGAATTTAGTTTAATTTATGAAAATCGCCGCTTGCGTCTGGTGCAACTGTTCGACCAAAACGGTCAATTAGACAAACTCACCTTAATTAGAGAACATTTAGCCGATACCCCAAAAGCAGAACGTCCAGACTTGAATGTAGAAGACTTATTGGGAAAATGGCTTGGCGAAGCAGTGACAATATATCGAGATTTGCGATCGCCTGATATTTACTCTACCACTCTACAATTACAACTTGATGATACTGGGCGATTAATTCAAAGTTTGAGTTTTGGTCAAAACACCATTACTTCCACAGCTACCATCAAAGGTTCTATCATCCACTTTGACCAAGATCCACAAAAGCAGGTACAAGTTTTGCTATTACCTGATGGTGCTTCTGCGACTTCTCCATTGCAGGTGCAGTTACGTCAACCTTTATTTTTAGAATTGGGTTGGTTAATCCAGCCAAACCTGCGCCAACGAATAATTCGCAGCTACAACGATAAAGGAGAATGGGTGAACCTAACCTTAGTTACCGAACAAAAAATGCCGCATTAG
- a CDS encoding transposase, translating into MERYQNGERTISIDEMTGIQATERLEKDLPMRPGKVERREFEYIRHGTQSLIASFDIATGQIVEPNCGNTRTEEDFVQHIRRIIESDPQAIKWHLIMDCLNTHQSESLVRFVAQKEDLNIDLGIKGKSGILKSMKSRAAFLSDQTHRIVFHYTPKHSSWLNQIEIWFSILVRKLLKRASFKSQDDLKTRILEFIDYFNQTMAKPFKWTYKGKVLAI; encoded by the coding sequence ATTGAACGTTATCAAAACGGAGAGCGTACAATATCGATTGATGAAATGACTGGGATTCAGGCTACAGAGCGTTTAGAAAAAGATTTACCAATGCGACCGGGTAAGGTTGAAAGACGGGAGTTTGAGTATATTCGTCACGGTACACAAAGCTTAATTGCTAGTTTCGATATTGCCACTGGTCAAATTGTTGAACCAAATTGTGGAAACACAAGAACCGAAGAAGATTTTGTCCAACATATTCGTCGAATTATTGAAAGCGACCCTCAGGCAATCAAATGGCATTTGATTATGGACTGTCTTAATACTCACCAGTCGGAATCATTAGTTCGCTTTGTTGCACAAAAAGAAGATTTAAACATTGACCTTGGAATTAAGGGCAAAAGTGGCATTCTGAAATCGATGAAATCCCGTGCAGCTTTTTTGAGTGACCAAACACACCGAATTGTTTTCCATTACACACCCAAACATTCTTCTTGGCTCAACCAAATTGAAATTTGGTTCAGTATTTTGGTTCGCAAGTTACTCAAGCGTGCTAGCTTCAAAAGTCAGGATGACCTCAAAACCCGAATTCTCGAATTTATCGATTACTTTAATCAAACAATGGCTAAACCTTTTAAGTGGACATATAAGGGTAAAGTGTTGGCTATCTAA
- a CDS encoding leucyl/phenylalanyl-tRNA--protein transferase — translation MEYDIAAIIQGYAQGYFLMADDSDRLGWYGSRDRTLIPLDERFRYPKSLQRVLNQERFTVAINRDFQAVVAGCSNREATWISPELQEIYWLLYQKGFAYSFETWQGDELAGGILGIVIGGAFIGESMFYRITEGSKVAMVKLVERLRQREFVLFDAQMMNPHLERFGAHNIEDDEYQGLLNKALQRRCYLV, via the coding sequence ATGGAATATGATATCGCCGCTATTATTCAAGGATATGCTCAAGGTTATTTTCTCATGGCTGACGACAGCGATCGCTTGGGATGGTATGGAAGCCGCGATCGCACTTTGATTCCCTTGGATGAACGATTTCGCTATCCTAAGTCTTTGCAGCGTGTTTTGAACCAAGAGCGTTTTACTGTGGCGATTAACCGTGATTTTCAAGCTGTAGTCGCTGGCTGTTCTAACCGAGAAGCGACTTGGATTTCACCAGAATTACAAGAGATTTATTGGCTACTTTACCAGAAAGGTTTCGCTTATAGTTTTGAAACTTGGCAAGGTGATGAACTTGCTGGGGGAATTTTAGGAATTGTCATTGGTGGTGCTTTTATTGGCGAGTCGATGTTTTACCGCATTACCGAAGGTTCTAAGGTAGCGATGGTCAAGTTGGTGGAGAGATTACGCCAAAGGGAATTTGTGCTATTTGATGCCCAAATGATGAATCCGCACTTAGAAAGATTTGGCGCTCATAACATTGAGGATGACGAATATCAAGGTTTACTCAACAAAGCGTTGCAACGGCGCTGTTATTTGGTATGA